In one window of Paraflavitalea soli DNA:
- a CDS encoding TonB-dependent receptor, with product MRAVIQNNYLIRCLLLFLFGITGQECLAQNYTLTIQVADSAQVPVGHATIKINRQTSLVDSSGRTSTSLPAGKYRLSITAVGHYSASLIISLAADTSIKIILNAREGLLDNVLVTANRNVRRNQMSTQSMNIEQIKRLPVVLGEVDPLKTITLLPGIKNGGEASAGIYVRGGGPDQNLMLLDGITVYNPNHLLGFFSIFNGDAVKNMEVIKGGIPAEYGGRLSSVISVDTREGNKDSIKGSGGIGIISSRISLEGPLVKGRSSFIVSARRTYIDQVARLIAPDSIGDNGYYFYDINAKADFWINKNNTLFLNFYRGNDDFTYVDNDEKRSPRTFNAKWGNTILGLTWRQQFNKKLKQELAIIRNDFNLDSRLSFGTNGLLFSSGLTDYQIKNDWIYMASPRIKWKWGAQYIWHSFRPGAGNSSAGIQEFKTNINDQYAHEAAAYLSADLNINHWLSVVSGFRYSYFNQVGPTEYVQYDPDGSPTGETARYTKGQSIARYHYPEPRFSTLFKLSPTASIKLSYTRTIQYLHLATTSAATFPSDLWVPSGKVVQPAKAEQLAAGYFKDFANGAWELNVEAYYKIMSNQIEFRPGARLLLNQNMEGEMIFGKGVAYGLEFFLQKKTGKLTGWIGYTLSRTERTFPDMNNGRPFPYRYDRTHDLSLVTNYTLSRKWNLSAVFVYGTGNALTMPAGRFVYRLGINAYEREPIFTSINQYDKINDYRMPAYHRMDIAFTYTPRPDKKKRFKSSWNFSLYNVYNRYNPYFIYLDVEEQDQTIQGKKVFLFPIIPGVTWNFKF from the coding sequence ATGAGAGCAGTGATCCAAAACAACTACCTTATCCGTTGCCTGTTGTTGTTCTTATTCGGTATAACTGGGCAGGAATGCCTGGCTCAAAACTATACCTTGACAATCCAGGTGGCGGACAGCGCACAGGTTCCTGTGGGCCACGCCACTATAAAGATCAACAGGCAAACCAGCCTGGTAGACTCCTCCGGTCGCACATCTACCAGTTTGCCTGCGGGGAAATATCGCCTCAGTATAACCGCTGTTGGCCATTATTCGGCTTCTCTTATCATCTCCCTCGCCGCCGATACCTCCATTAAAATTATATTGAACGCCCGCGAAGGCCTCCTGGACAATGTGCTGGTAACAGCAAACCGCAATGTACGACGTAACCAGATGAGCACACAATCCATGAACATTGAACAGATCAAAAGATTACCTGTGGTGCTGGGTGAAGTTGATCCCCTCAAAACCATTACCCTCCTGCCCGGTATTAAGAATGGGGGAGAGGCCAGCGCAGGCATTTATGTACGCGGTGGCGGGCCCGATCAGAATCTTATGTTGCTCGATGGCATTACCGTCTACAATCCCAACCACCTCCTGGGCTTTTTCAGCATCTTCAACGGAGATGCCGTTAAGAATATGGAGGTCATTAAAGGCGGCATCCCGGCCGAATACGGAGGCCGGCTCAGCAGCGTGATCTCCGTCGATACCCGCGAAGGCAATAAAGATTCCATCAAGGGCAGTGGCGGTATAGGTATCATTTCTTCCCGCATATCATTGGAAGGCCCCCTGGTAAAAGGAAGATCTTCCTTTATTGTAAGCGCACGCCGAACCTACATTGACCAGGTGGCCAGGTTAATTGCGCCTGATAGCATTGGCGACAATGGATATTACTTCTATGATATCAATGCAAAAGCAGATTTTTGGATCAATAAGAACAATACCTTATTCCTCAACTTCTATCGGGGCAATGATGATTTTACCTATGTAGACAATGATGAAAAGCGCTCCCCACGTACTTTCAATGCCAAATGGGGTAATACCATCCTGGGCCTTACCTGGAGACAACAGTTCAACAAAAAACTAAAACAGGAACTGGCCATCATACGCAATGACTTCAACCTCGACAGTCGCCTCTCCTTTGGTACCAACGGCCTGCTGTTCTCCTCCGGACTTACCGATTACCAGATAAAAAATGATTGGATATACATGGCCAGTCCCCGCATTAAATGGAAATGGGGCGCCCAATATATATGGCATAGCTTCCGGCCGGGCGCTGGCAACTCCAGTGCCGGCATTCAGGAATTCAAGACCAATATCAACGACCAGTACGCCCACGAAGCTGCTGCTTATCTCAGTGCCGATCTCAACATCAACCATTGGCTCAGCGTTGTATCGGGATTCAGGTACAGCTATTTCAACCAGGTAGGACCTACTGAATACGTGCAGTATGATCCTGATGGATCTCCTACCGGTGAAACCGCACGCTATACAAAAGGCCAAAGCATAGCCCGCTATCATTATCCCGAACCCCGTTTCAGCACTTTATTCAAATTATCGCCCACTGCCAGCATCAAACTTTCTTATACACGCACCATCCAATACCTGCACCTGGCTACTACCAGTGCAGCTACTTTCCCCAGCGACCTCTGGGTACCTTCAGGCAAGGTTGTTCAACCCGCCAAAGCCGAACAACTGGCAGCAGGTTATTTTAAAGACTTTGCCAATGGCGCCTGGGAATTGAATGTGGAAGCCTACTACAAAATCATGTCCAATCAGATAGAGTTCCGGCCCGGCGCCCGCTTATTGCTCAACCAGAATATGGAAGGAGAAATGATCTTTGGAAAAGGAGTAGCCTATGGACTGGAGTTTTTTCTGCAGAAAAAAACAGGCAAATTAACCGGCTGGATCGGGTACACCCTCAGTCGTACCGAAAGAACTTTCCCGGATATGAACAATGGCAGGCCCTTTCCCTACCGGTACGATCGTACACACGATCTGAGCCTCGTTACCAATTATACCCTTAGCAGGAAATGGAACCTCTCCGCTGTTTTTGTGTATGGCACCGGCAATGCCCTCACCATGCCTGCCGGCCGCTTTGTATACCGGCTGGGTATCAACGCCTATGAGCGTGAACCTATATTCACCAGCATCAACCAATACGATAAGATCAACGATTACCGCATGCCGGCCTACCATCGGATGGACATAGCTTTTACCTATACCCCCAGGCCTGATAAGAAGAAACGTTTTAAAAGCAGTTGGAATTTTAGCCTCTATAATGTGTATAACCGGTACAATCCCTATTTCATTTACCTGGATGTGGAAGAACAGGACCAAACCATCCAGGGCAAAAAAGTATTTCTTTTCCCCATTATACCAGGCGTTACCTGGAACTTTAAATTTTAA